One window from the genome of Pseudomonas fluorescens encodes:
- a CDS encoding sensor histidine kinase, with amino-acid sequence MRSIQRRLSLGLIGVMVVVGLVLAQTSLWLFELGLQRYLEAGLRNDSENLLVALVRGPQGLQLDERRLSPAYQRPFSGHYFRIDFADAHWRSRSLWDQELPRLDHPGLHSNLQLGPEGQKLLVLRTDYRRLGQAISISVAQDYTPVRDSFRRMQQIGLGLGLAGLLLILLLQRITVRRALRPLDRAREQIAQLQRGQRSQLDEQVPRELEPLVTQINHLLAHTEDSLKRSRNALGNLGHALKTPLAVLQSLASNEKLDPYPELRKLLLDQLEQVRQRLNRELNRARLSGDALPGAHLDCDAELPGLLATLNMIHGEHLHLSYVAPPGLHLPWDREDLLELLGNLLDNACKWADAEVRLTMTETAEGFSLAVEDDGPGIPADRRDQVFSRGTRLDEQTDGHGLGLGIVRDIVDTWGGMLALDDSEWGGLKVVIELPKR; translated from the coding sequence GTGAGATCCATCCAGCGGCGCCTGAGCCTGGGCCTGATCGGTGTGATGGTGGTGGTCGGCCTGGTCCTGGCGCAAACCAGCCTGTGGTTGTTCGAGCTGGGCCTGCAGCGTTACCTGGAAGCGGGGCTGCGTAACGACAGCGAGAACCTGCTGGTGGCCCTGGTGCGCGGCCCGCAGGGCTTGCAATTGGATGAGCGCCGCCTGTCGCCGGCCTATCAGCGGCCGTTTTCCGGGCATTATTTCCGCATCGATTTTGCCGATGCGCACTGGCGTTCCCGCTCCCTGTGGGACCAGGAGTTGCCTCGGCTCGACCACCCCGGCCTGCACAGCAACCTGCAACTGGGGCCCGAGGGCCAGAAGCTGCTGGTGCTGCGTACCGATTATCGACGGCTGGGCCAGGCGATTTCCATCAGCGTGGCCCAGGACTACACCCCCGTGCGTGACAGCTTCCGCCGGATGCAACAGATCGGCCTCGGGCTCGGGTTGGCGGGGCTGTTGCTGATTCTGTTGCTGCAACGCATCACCGTGCGCCGAGCCTTGCGTCCGCTGGACCGCGCCCGGGAGCAAATTGCCCAGTTGCAGCGCGGGCAACGTTCGCAACTCGACGAACAGGTGCCACGGGAGTTGGAACCGCTGGTGACGCAGATCAACCATCTGCTGGCCCACACCGAAGACAGCCTCAAGCGTTCGCGCAATGCCTTGGGTAACCTCGGCCACGCCTTGAAAACCCCACTGGCGGTGCTGCAAAGCCTGGCGTCGAACGAGAAGCTCGACCCTTATCCCGAGTTGCGCAAACTGTTGCTCGATCAACTGGAGCAGGTCCGCCAGCGCTTGAACCGCGAACTCAACCGCGCCCGCCTGTCCGGCGATGCCTTGCCCGGCGCGCACCTGGACTGCGACGCCGAATTGCCGGGGTTGCTGGCCACGCTGAACATGATCCACGGTGAACACCTGCACCTGAGCTATGTCGCCCCGCCAGGCCTGCACCTGCCCTGGGACCGTGAAGACCTGCTGGAATTGTTGGGCAACCTGCTGGACAACGCCTGCAAATGGGCCGATGCCGAGGTCCGCCTGACCATGACCGAGACGGCCGAGGGTTTCAGCCTGGCCGTGGAGGACGACGGCCCGGGCATCCCCGCGGACCGCCGCGACCAGGTGTTCAGCCGCGGCACGCGGTTGGATGAACAGACCGATGGACACGGCCTGGGCCTGGGCATCGTGCGGGACATCGTCGACACCTGGGGCGGAATGCTGGCGTTGGACGACAGCGAGTGGGGTGGATTGAAGGTCGTGATCGAGCTGCCCAAGCGCTGA
- a CDS encoding Na+/H+ antiporter family protein produces MNAVIAAVGVMLVLSLSRVHVVIALIIGALVGGLTGGLGIEATLKAFNAGLGGGATVALSYALLGAFAVAIAKSGMAHALADKALALVDRQDAAGGTGVKWVLIGLLGTVAVASQNILPIHIAFIPLLVPPLLYVLTKLQLDRRLIACVMTFGLITPYMFLPVGFGNIFLNEILLANIARSGVDVSGINVTHAMGIPALGMVFGLLLSLFSYRKKRVYDLKRIARVEQVAVRYNPMTLLVAGLAIVAAFAIQLLVDSMIIGALVGFLIFSVSGVVRWRETDDLFTEGMKMMAMIGFIMIAASGFAEVMKATGEVQSLVETSAAWIGHNKGIGALMMLLVGLLVTMGIGSSFSTVPILATIFVPLCLQLGFSPLAIVCIVGTAGALGDAGSPASDSTLGPTSGLNIDGQHHHIWDTVVPTFIHYNLPLLAFGWVAAMVL; encoded by the coding sequence ATAAATGCAGTAATTGCCGCGGTTGGCGTCATGCTGGTGCTCAGCCTGTCCCGCGTGCATGTGGTGATCGCGCTGATTATCGGCGCGTTGGTGGGTGGCCTGACGGGTGGCCTGGGGATCGAGGCGACGCTCAAGGCGTTCAATGCCGGCCTGGGTGGCGGTGCGACGGTGGCGCTGTCCTACGCCTTGCTCGGCGCTTTCGCCGTGGCGATTGCCAAGTCTGGCATGGCCCACGCCCTGGCGGACAAAGCCCTGGCCCTGGTGGATCGCCAGGACGCCGCCGGTGGCACGGGCGTCAAGTGGGTGCTGATCGGCCTGCTGGGGACGGTCGCGGTCGCCTCCCAGAACATTCTGCCGATCCATATCGCCTTCATCCCGTTGCTGGTGCCGCCGCTGCTCTATGTGCTGACCAAGTTGCAACTGGACCGCCGCTTGATCGCCTGCGTCATGACCTTCGGCCTGATCACCCCTTACATGTTCCTGCCGGTGGGCTTCGGCAATATCTTTCTCAATGAAATCCTGCTGGCCAACATCGCCCGCAGCGGCGTGGACGTCAGTGGCATCAACGTCACCCACGCCATGGGCATTCCGGCGCTGGGCATGGTGTTCGGCCTGCTGCTGTCGTTGTTCAGCTACCGCAAGAAACGCGTCTACGACCTGAAGAGGATCGCCCGGGTCGAGCAGGTGGCGGTGCGCTACAACCCCATGACCCTGCTGGTGGCGGGGCTGGCGATTGTCGCGGCGTTCGCCATCCAGCTCCTGGTCGACTCGATGATCATCGGCGCCCTGGTCGGCTTCCTGATTTTCTCGGTATCGGGTGTGGTGCGCTGGCGCGAGACCGACGACCTGTTCACCGAAGGCATGAAGATGATGGCGATGATCGGCTTCATCATGATCGCCGCCTCGGGCTTTGCCGAAGTGATGAAGGCCACCGGTGAAGTCCAGAGCCTGGTGGAAACCTCGGCGGCCTGGATCGGCCACAACAAGGGCATCGGCGCGCTGATGATGTTGTTGGTGGGGCTGCTGGTGACCATGGGCATCGGCTCGTCGTTTTCCACGGTGCCGATCCTGGCGACGATTTTCGTGCCGCTGTGCCTGCAACTGGGCTTCAGTCCGCTGGCGATCGTCTGCATCGTCGGCACCGCCGGCGCCCTGGGCGATGCTGGCTCGCCCGCTTCGGACTCGACCCTGGGCCCGACCTCCGGCCTGAACATCGACGGCCAGCACCATCACATCTGGGACACCGTGGTCCCGACCTTCATCCACTACAACCTGCCGCTGCTGGCGTTTGGTTGGGTGGCGGCGATGGTGTTGTAG
- a CDS encoding methyl-accepting chemotaxis protein, which translates to MRLSLKAKVLSLAILPVLLSAVIISLTTAFILKEQASKEVQQTRERLLSEAKATLQNYVAVGLTAIKPLYDAAAPGDNEARAQAIKLLSNISYGKDGYFFGYDSETIRLFKANSPDGVGKSFKDNRDPNGVYVNRDLVKVAKDGTHYLEYSSPLPGSNDLVPKLGYTEYLPKWDLAVGSSVNLDGIEAQVALVEAKVHDRLQGVILSIVGIAAVVLLVIAVVGLVLANTILRPLHLMKDNLDDIAAGEGDLTRRLTITSQDELGQLAGSFNRFVDKIHGLVRQITDMTSQLTGLVTQVSEQAQRSEQAMERQRHETDQVATAINEMSSAAQEVARSAQGAAVAAQQTDEEGQSAKRVVAGSIQQIHALVNDIRSSGVSLDSLQQDVASIVSVLGVIRSIAEQTNLLALNAAIEAARAGEAGRGFAVVADEVRALASRTQQSTQEIQGMIDRLQSGTHAAVEAMRRSSEAGDGTSERANEAGASLDTMAQLIGTINSMNAQIASAAEEQTAVAEEINRSVHQIAVAVDSVADETQLGAQTSRSLADLGQRLGKLVGQFRI; encoded by the coding sequence ATGCGCCTGAGCCTGAAGGCTAAAGTCCTGTCCCTTGCGATACTGCCGGTATTGCTGTCCGCCGTGATCATCAGCCTGACCACGGCTTTCATCTTGAAGGAGCAAGCTAGCAAAGAGGTCCAGCAGACCCGCGAACGCCTGCTCAGCGAGGCCAAGGCCACGCTGCAGAACTACGTGGCGGTGGGCCTCACCGCCATCAAGCCGCTCTACGATGCCGCCGCGCCTGGCGATAACGAGGCGCGTGCCCAGGCGATCAAGTTGCTGTCGAATATCAGCTATGGCAAGGACGGCTACTTCTTCGGCTACGACTCCGAGACCATTCGTCTGTTCAAGGCCAACAGCCCCGATGGCGTGGGCAAGAGTTTCAAGGACAACCGCGACCCGAACGGTGTCTACGTCAACCGTGACCTGGTGAAAGTCGCCAAGGACGGAACGCATTATCTGGAATACAGCTCGCCACTGCCCGGCAGCAATGACCTGGTGCCCAAGCTTGGCTACACCGAATACCTGCCCAAGTGGGACCTCGCGGTCGGTAGCTCGGTCAACCTGGATGGTATCGAAGCCCAGGTGGCACTGGTGGAGGCCAAGGTCCACGATCGCCTGCAAGGCGTGATCTTGAGCATCGTCGGGATTGCCGCGGTGGTGTTGCTGGTGATTGCGGTGGTGGGCCTGGTGCTCGCCAACACGATCCTGCGTCCCCTGCACCTGATGAAGGACAACCTCGACGACATCGCCGCGGGCGAGGGTGACTTGACCCGTCGGCTGACCATCACCAGCCAGGACGAGCTTGGCCAACTGGCCGGTTCGTTCAACCGCTTCGTCGACAAGATCCATGGCCTGGTACGGCAGATCACCGACATGACTTCGCAACTGACCGGCCTGGTGACACAAGTTTCCGAGCAGGCCCAGCGCTCCGAGCAGGCCATGGAACGTCAGCGCCACGAAACCGATCAGGTTGCCACGGCGATCAACGAGATGTCCTCGGCTGCCCAGGAAGTCGCCCGCAGTGCCCAGGGCGCCGCCGTCGCGGCCCAGCAGACCGACGAAGAAGGCCAGTCCGCCAAGCGCGTGGTGGCCGGCAGCATCCAGCAGATTCATGCGTTGGTGAACGATATCCGCAGCAGCGGCGTGTCCCTGGACAGCCTGCAGCAGGACGTGGCCTCGATTGTCAGTGTGCTCGGGGTGATTCGTTCGATTGCCGAGCAGACCAACCTGCTGGCCCTCAACGCCGCCATCGAGGCCGCGCGTGCCGGTGAGGCGGGGCGTGGGTTCGCGGTGGTGGCCGATGAAGTGCGGGCCCTGGCCAGCCGGACCCAGCAGAGTACCCAGGAAATCCAGGGCATGATCGACCGTCTGCAATCCGGCACCCACGCGGCGGTGGAAGCGATGCGCCGTTCCAGTGAGGCCGGCGATGGCACCTCGGAGCGGGCCAACGAGGCGGGCGCCTCCCTCGACACCATGGCGCAGCTGATCGGCACCATCAACTCGATGAACGCCCAGATCGCCAGCGCCGCGGAAGAGCAGACCGCGGTGGCCGAGGAAATCAACCGCAGCGTGCATCAGATCGCCGTGGCCGTGGACAGCGTCGCCGACGAAACCCAGCTCGGTGCCCAGACCTCCCGCAGCCTGGCCGACCTGGGCCAGCGCCTGGGCAAATTGGTGGGGCAGTTCCGAATCTGA
- the yegQ gene encoding tRNA 5-hydroxyuridine modification protein YegQ, whose product MTLAAPELLAPAGTLKNMRYAFAYGADAVYAGQPRYSLRVRNNEFDHANLALGIAEAQAMGKRFYVVVNIAPHNAKLRTFLKDLEPVIAMAPDALIMSDPGLIMLVRRHFPQMPIHLSVQANTVNWASVEFWQQQGLSRIILSRELSLEEIAEIREQVPAMELEVFVHGALCMAYSGRCLLSGYMNKRDANQGSCTNACRWKYSAQPAVENVVGDIVQSYPPEPTLGLGAPTDQVFLLQEANRPDASLPAFEDEHGTYIMNAKDLRAVQHVERLARMGVHSLKIEGRTKSHFYCARTTQVYRRAIDDAVAGREFDRSLMTDLESLAQRGYTEGFLRRHVHDEYQNYQNGSSVSERQQFVGELTGERRERLAEVRVKNRFGLGDHMELMTPKGNFHFDLHQLQNINGKSIEVAPGDGHVVYVPIPDAVDLRFGLLMRDVREP is encoded by the coding sequence ATGACCCTCGCCGCCCCCGAACTGCTGGCGCCCGCCGGCACCCTGAAAAACATGCGCTATGCCTTCGCCTACGGTGCCGATGCGGTGTACGCCGGCCAGCCGCGCTACAGCCTGCGGGTGCGCAACAACGAATTCGACCACGCGAACCTGGCCTTGGGCATTGCCGAGGCCCAGGCCATGGGCAAGCGCTTCTACGTAGTGGTGAACATCGCCCCGCACAACGCCAAGCTGCGCACGTTCCTCAAGGACCTGGAGCCGGTGATCGCCATGGCGCCGGACGCATTGATCATGTCCGACCCGGGATTGATCATGCTGGTTCGTCGACACTTTCCACAGATGCCAATCCACCTGTCCGTGCAGGCCAACACCGTCAATTGGGCGAGCGTCGAGTTCTGGCAGCAGCAGGGCTTGAGCCGGATCATCCTGTCCCGGGAGTTGTCCCTGGAGGAAATCGCCGAGATCCGCGAGCAGGTGCCGGCCATGGAGCTGGAAGTGTTCGTCCATGGGGCGCTGTGCATGGCCTACTCCGGGCGCTGCCTGCTCTCGGGTTACATGAACAAGCGTGATGCCAACCAGGGCAGTTGCACCAATGCCTGTCGCTGGAAGTACTCGGCGCAACCGGCGGTGGAAAACGTCGTGGGCGACATTGTGCAAAGCTATCCACCCGAACCGACCCTGGGCCTCGGCGCGCCCACCGACCAGGTGTTTCTGCTCCAGGAAGCCAACCGCCCGGACGCCTCCCTGCCAGCCTTCGAGGACGAGCACGGCACCTACATCATGAATGCCAAGGACCTGCGGGCCGTGCAACACGTCGAACGCCTGGCGCGCATGGGCGTGCATTCGTTGAAGATCGAAGGCCGGACCAAGTCGCACTTCTATTGCGCGCGCACCACCCAGGTGTATCGCCGGGCCATCGATGACGCGGTGGCCGGTCGGGAATTCGATCGCAGCCTGATGACCGACCTGGAGTCCCTGGCCCAGCGTGGCTATACCGAAGGTTTTCTACGGCGCCACGTGCACGACGAATACCAGAATTACCAGAACGGCAGCTCAGTCTCGGAGCGCCAGCAGTTCGTCGGCGAACTGACCGGCGAGCGGCGCGAACGCCTGGCTGAAGTGCGGGTCAAGAACCGCTTCGGCCTGGGGGATCACATGGAACTGATGACCCCCAAGGGAAACTTCCACTTCGACCTGCACCAATTGCAGAACATCAACGGCAAGAGCATAGAGGTGGCACCGGGGGATGGGCATGTGGTGTACGTGCCGATCCCGGATGCGGTGGATCTACGGTTTGGGTTGTTGATGCGGGATGTGCGTGAGCCGTAG
- a CDS encoding AI-2E family transporter, giving the protein MNRKMLQNKAQMLLLVLVTVAFIWILLPFYGAVFWAVILGIVFAPMQRRLQLKFGWHRNVTSLVTLSICVVCAILPVIIISTLLVQEGAALYKSLESGELDIADYLARFKDALPPYFQHLLDRFGLGNLNGLRDKIVKSAMQGSEFFATQAFSFGQGTFQFLVSFFVMIYLLFFFLRDGAELVRKVRMAVPLGEHQKRRLQLKFNRVVRATVKGNLLVAISQGALGGLIFWILGIPTVLPWAVLMAFLSLLPAVGAGLVWAPVAVYFLLSGAIWQGVVLTLFGVFVIGLVDNFLRPILVGKDTKMPDYMVLVSTLGGLAVFGLNGFVIGPLIAALFMSCWALFVESTPRVQLP; this is encoded by the coding sequence ATGAATCGAAAGATGCTGCAAAACAAAGCCCAGATGTTGCTCCTGGTGCTGGTCACGGTCGCCTTCATCTGGATTCTGCTGCCATTTTACGGTGCGGTGTTCTGGGCGGTCATCCTGGGTATCGTCTTTGCGCCGATGCAGCGCCGCCTGCAGTTGAAGTTCGGCTGGCACCGCAATGTCACCTCGCTGGTCACGTTGAGCATTTGTGTGGTCTGCGCGATCTTGCCGGTGATCATCATCAGTACCTTGTTGGTCCAGGAGGGCGCGGCGCTGTACAAGAGCCTGGAAAGCGGCGAGCTGGACATTGCCGATTACCTGGCTCGCTTCAAGGATGCCTTGCCACCGTACTTCCAGCACCTGCTGGACCGCTTCGGCCTGGGCAACCTGAACGGCTTGCGCGACAAGATCGTCAAGAGCGCGATGCAGGGCAGCGAGTTCTTCGCCACCCAGGCCTTCAGTTTCGGCCAGGGCACCTTTCAGTTCCTGGTCAGCTTCTTCGTGATGATCTATCTGCTGTTCTTCTTTCTGCGCGACGGTGCGGAACTGGTGCGCAAAGTGCGCATGGCCGTTCCCCTGGGGGAACATCAAAAGCGCCGCCTGCAGTTGAAATTCAATCGGGTGGTGCGGGCCACGGTGAAGGGCAACCTGCTGGTCGCCATCAGCCAAGGTGCGTTGGGTGGGCTGATCTTCTGGATCCTGGGGATTCCGACGGTATTGCCATGGGCGGTGCTGATGGCGTTCCTGTCGTTGTTGCCGGCGGTGGGGGCGGGCCTCGTCTGGGCACCGGTGGCGGTGTACTTCCTGCTCTCGGGGGCAATCTGGCAGGGCGTGGTGCTGACGCTGTTCGGGGTGTTCGTGATCGGTCTGGTGGACAATTTCCTGCGGCCGATCCTGGTGGGCAAGGACACCAAGATGCCTGACTACATGGTGCTGGTCTCGACACTGGGTGGGCTGGCGGTGTTCGGGCTGAACGGCTTCGTGATCGGGCCGCTGATCGCCGCGCTGTTCATGTCCTGTTGGGCCTTGTTCGTCGAGAGCACGCCGCGTGTGCAGTTGCCCTAG
- a CDS encoding amino acid aminotransferase, producing MSLFSAVELAPRDPILGLNEAFNADTRTNKVNLGVGVYCNEEGRIPLLRAVVEAETIRVAQHVSRGYLPIDGIAAYDQAVQTLLFGKDSPLIASGRVVTAQAVGGTGALKIGADFLKQLLPDAVVAISDPSWENHRALFETAGFPVQNYRYYDAATHDVNRSGLLEDLNALPDRSIVVLHACCHNPTGVDLNPEDWKNVLAVVKAKNHVPFLDMAYQGFGAGIDEDAAAVRLFAESGLTFFASSSFSKSFSLYGERVGALSIVSESKEESARVLSQVKRVIRTNYSNPPTHGASIVAAVLNSPELRTQWEAELAEMRLRIRGMRDQMVDMLAKAAPQHDFSFVARQSGMFSYSGLSVEQVMRLRNEFGIYALDTGRICVAALNQNNIDAVTKAIVQVI from the coding sequence ATGAGCCTGTTTTCCGCTGTCGAATTGGCACCCCGCGATCCCATCCTGGGCCTCAACGAAGCTTTCAACGCCGACACCCGTACCAATAAGGTCAACCTGGGTGTAGGTGTTTACTGCAACGAGGAGGGGCGCATTCCACTCCTGCGCGCCGTGGTCGAGGCCGAGACGATTCGCGTGGCTCAGCACGTTTCCCGTGGTTACTTGCCGATCGACGGCATCGCCGCCTACGACCAGGCTGTGCAGACCCTGCTGTTCGGCAAGGATTCGCCGCTGATCGCCTCCGGTCGCGTCGTCACCGCCCAGGCCGTGGGCGGCACTGGCGCATTGAAGATCGGTGCCGACTTCCTCAAGCAACTGCTGCCTGACGCGGTCGTGGCCATCAGCGACCCGAGCTGGGAGAACCACCGCGCCCTGTTTGAAACCGCCGGCTTCCCGGTGCAGAACTACCGCTACTACGATGCCGCCACCCACGACGTGAACCGCAGCGGCCTGCTGGAAGACCTCAACGCCCTACCCGATCGCTCGATCGTTGTGCTGCACGCCTGCTGCCACAACCCGACCGGCGTGGACCTGAACCCGGAAGACTGGAAAAACGTGCTGGCCGTGGTCAAGGCCAAGAACCACGTACCGTTCCTGGACATGGCCTACCAGGGCTTTGGCGCCGGTATCGACGAAGACGCGGCGGCCGTGCGCCTGTTCGCCGAATCGGGACTGACCTTCTTTGCCTCCAGCTCGTTCTCCAAGTCGTTCTCGCTGTACGGCGAGCGCGTCGGCGCCCTGTCGATCGTCAGCGAATCGAAAGAAGAAAGCGCCCGTGTGCTGTCCCAGGTCAAGCGCGTGATCCGCACCAACTATTCCAACCCGCCCACCCATGGCGCCAGCATCGTCGCCGCCGTGCTCAACAGCCCGGAGCTGCGGACACAGTGGGAAGCCGAACTGGCCGAAATGCGCCTGCGCATTCGCGGCATGCGCGACCAGATGGTCGACATGCTGGCCAAGGCCGCCCCGCAGCACGACTTCAGCTTCGTCGCCCGTCAGAGCGGGATGTTCTCCTACTCCGGCCTGAGCGTTGAACAAGTGATGCGCCTGCGCAACGAGTTCGGCATCTACGCCCTGGACACCGGCCGCATCTGCGTGGCCGCGCTGAACCAGAACAACATCGATGCGGTGACCAAGGCTATTGTCCAGGTGATCTGA
- the uvrB gene encoding excinuclease ABC subunit UvrB codes for MSEFQLVTRFQPAGDQPEAIRLMVEGIEAGLAHQTLLGVTGSGKTFSIANVIAQVQRPTLVLAPNKTLAAQLYGEFKAFFPNNAVEYFVSYYDYYQPEAYVPSSDTFIEKDASINDHIEQMRLSATKALLERKDAIIVTTVSCIYGLGSPETYLKMVLHVDRGDKLDQRALLRRLADLQYTRNDMDFARATFRVRGDVIDIYPAESDLEAIRIELFDDEVESLSAFDPLTGEVIRKLPRFTFYPKSHYVTPRETLLDAIEGIKAELQERLEYLRSNNKLVEAQRLEQRTRFDLEMILELGYCNGIENYSRYLSGRPAGAPPPTLYDYLPADALLVIDESHVSVPQVGAMYKGDRSRKETLVEYGFRLPSALDNRPMRFDEWESVSPQTIFVSATPGNYEAEHAGRVVEQVVRPTGLVDPQVEVRPALTQVDDLLSEISKRVAVEERVLVTTLTKRMAEDLTDYLADHGVRVRYLHSDIDTVERVEIIRDLRLGTFDVLVGINLLREGLDMPEVSLVAILDADKEGFLRSERSLIQTIGRAARNLNGRAILYADRITGSMERAIGETERRRDKQIAFNLANGITPKGVFKDVADIMEGATVPGSRSKKRKGMAKAAEESARYEAELRSPSEITKRIRQLEEKMYQLARDLEFEAAAQLRDEIGKLRERLLAV; via the coding sequence ATGTCTGAATTCCAGCTAGTCACCCGCTTCCAGCCCGCCGGCGATCAGCCGGAAGCCATCCGCCTGATGGTCGAAGGCATCGAGGCCGGGCTGGCGCACCAGACGTTGCTCGGTGTGACCGGCTCGGGCAAGACCTTCAGCATTGCCAACGTGATCGCCCAGGTACAGCGCCCGACCCTGGTCCTGGCGCCGAACAAGACCCTGGCGGCGCAACTGTACGGTGAGTTCAAGGCGTTTTTCCCGAACAACGCCGTGGAGTACTTCGTTTCCTACTACGACTACTACCAGCCCGAGGCCTACGTGCCATCGTCGGACACCTTCATCGAGAAGGACGCCTCGATCAACGACCACATCGAACAGATGCGCCTGTCGGCGACCAAGGCGCTGCTCGAGCGCAAGGACGCGATCATCGTCACCACGGTGTCGTGCATCTACGGCCTGGGCAGCCCGGAAACCTACCTGAAGATGGTGCTGCACGTGGATCGCGGCGACAAACTCGACCAGCGCGCCTTGCTGCGGCGCCTGGCGGACTTGCAGTACACCCGCAACGACATGGATTTTGCTCGGGCGACCTTCCGGGTGCGGGGCGATGTCATTGACATCTACCCGGCGGAATCGGACCTGGAAGCGATTCGCATCGAGCTGTTCGACGATGAAGTGGAGAGTCTTTCGGCGTTCGATCCGCTGACCGGCGAAGTGATCCGCAAGTTGCCACGCTTCACCTTCTACCCCAAGAGCCACTACGTGACGCCGCGGGAAACCCTGCTGGACGCCATCGAGGGGATCAAGGCCGAGTTGCAGGAGCGCCTGGAGTACCTGCGTTCGAACAACAAGCTGGTGGAAGCCCAGCGTCTGGAGCAACGGACCCGGTTCGACCTGGAGATGATCCTGGAGCTGGGCTACTGCAACGGCATCGAAAACTACTCGCGTTACCTGTCGGGCCGCCCGGCGGGTGCGCCACCGCCGACCTTGTATGACTATCTGCCGGCCGATGCCTTGCTGGTGATCGACGAATCCCACGTCAGCGTGCCCCAGGTCGGCGCGATGTACAAAGGCGACCGTTCGCGCAAGGAAACCCTGGTGGAATACGGTTTCCGCTTGCCTTCGGCGCTGGATAACCGGCCGATGCGCTTCGACGAATGGGAAAGTGTGAGCCCGCAGACGATTTTTGTCTCGGCCACCCCTGGCAACTACGAAGCCGAGCATGCCGGGCGGGTGGTCGAGCAAGTGGTGCGACCGACCGGGCTGGTGGACCCGCAAGTCGAGGTGCGTCCGGCGCTGACCCAGGTGGACGATCTGCTCTCGGAAATCAGCAAGCGCGTGGCGGTGGAGGAGCGGGTGCTGGTCACCACGCTGACCAAGCGCATGGCCGAAGACCTTACCGATTACCTGGCCGACCACGGCGTGCGGGTGCGTTACCTGCACTCGGACATCGACACGGTGGAGCGGGTCGAGATCATCCGCGACCTGCGCCTGGGCACCTTCGATGTGCTGGTGGGCATCAACCTGCTGCGCGAAGGCCTGGACATGCCGGAAGTGTCGCTGGTGGCGATTCTCGACGCCGACAAGGAAGGTTTCCTGCGCTCCGAACGCTCGTTGATCCAGACCATCGGTCGCGCGGCGCGTAACCTGAACGGCCGGGCGATTCTGTACGCTGACCGCATTACCGGCTCCATGGAGCGGGCCATCGGCGAGACCGAGCGCCGTCGTGACAAGCAGATCGCCTTCAACCTGGCCAATGGCATCACCCCCAAGGGCGTGTTCAAGGATGTCGCCGACATCATGGAGGGCGCCACCGTGCCAGGCTCGCGCAGCAAGAAGCGCAAGGGCATGGCCAAGGCGGCCGAAGAGAGCGCCCGCTACGAGGCCGAACTGCGCTCCCCAAGCGAGATCACCAAGCGTATCCGTCAATTGGAAGAGAAAATGTACCAGCTTGCCCGGGACCTGGAGTTCGAAGCGGCGGCGCAATTGCGTGATGAGATTGGCAAGTTGCGGGAGCGGTTGTTGGCTGTCTGA